The window GAATTTCTTCAAGCCGAGCAAAACTTAAAAAGCTTTGAATCTTCAATATCTCAATTAAGAGAATCTATTGGTAATGCCAATAAATCTTCTAAAGGCACAGAAATAAACAAAACAAAAGAAGAAATGATCCTTTTAAAAAGTGTCATTCAATCTTTTAGACAACTTAAAAAAGCCATTAGAGATTGGGAAACTAATTATGTTTTAAAATCTAATATTAACGGAAAAGTATCTTTTTCTAATTACTGGTCCACTCATCAAACCGTAAATCAAGGGGATTTAGTATTTACTATTATCCCCAGTAAAAGCTCTACGTTTATAGCAAAACTTAAAACACCTGCCATCAATTCCGGCAAACTAAAAATTGGTCAAACCGTAAATATAAAATTAGAAAACTATCCAGAAGCGGAGTTTGGAACTTTACAAGCCAAAGTCAATCACATCACACTTATTCCAGATCAAGAAGGCTACTATTTAATACGCGCCAAGCTTCCAAACAACTTAATTACTTCCTACAAAAAACCTATAGAATTCAAACAAGAAATGAGAGGTTCTGCTGAGATAATAACCGAAAAATTGAGATTAACAGAACGTTTCTTTTATCAAGTAAAAGATATATTTAAATAAAAGCATTCTCTCGCGAGGAAATAGACATATACTTTGAGTGTCTTTAAATGATCATTGTAATAATTTAATTTAAACCCACATAATTATGAAAAATTTAAAAAATTTAGGAAAAGCTTTAACTAAAGCCGAACAACAGACGATTACAGGTGGTCAATTTTTCTGTTGCTACTACAACCCTGCCTGCCCTCCTTCATTTGAAACATCTTGTATTATTAGAGGAGGAATATGCATGTTTCACCCGAAAGAAGGCGTGAGCTGTTAAGCCCAAAACAAGCCTCTTAGAGAATTATTAACAATTCTACTTTTTGAGAAAAAGCCTTTCCTAATTTGGAAAGGCTTTTTAAATATAATGTTACTATTATAAACAAGAAAACTAAATTTTATACTTTAATCATAACCAAAATAATTTACTCTTTTTACTTCTCAAAATTCACACCCCGAAATATAATACATGTGTGAAATAACTTCATTTGTTTTTAGAGACAAAAAAAATATCTGATGGCTCTTTTTTTTTGCTAACCTCTTTTAGCTAGGAACAAAACTAACATACCACTTCAGACCAAACAAAAACTCTCCATCTCTTAAGTTATTTACACCCTAAAACCATTAAATAAGCATTCAATAAAAAAAATCATTAAAAAGGGTAACAAATTCAACACTTCAGAGACTTATAAGTAGTTAGTTATTTATTAAGGGAAAAATTAATCAATAACGCTATTGATCAACAACCAAAAAAGCCTTTCCAAACTGGAAAGGCTTTTTAAATTTATACAATACTTAGACTGTACTTAGTGTGACTTTAATTACTTCAAACTAGATAAACTAGCTTTTAAAGTTTCGATCTTAGCTAAAGCATCAGCTTCTTTTTTACGTTCGTTAGCGATTACTTGTTCTGGTGCTCCTGCAACAAAACGCTCGTTAGACAACTTCTTTTGCACGGACTTTAAAAAACCTTCAGTATAACTTAATTCTTCCGTTAGCTTTACTATTTCAGCTTCTATATCTATTGCACCATCCATTGGTATAAAATATTCATTGGATTTTACTCTAAACGTTAACGCTCCTTCTACAGGCTCTGCAACATAGGTAATCGCTTCTAGATTTCCTAATTTAGATATTACAGCATCAAACTCCGTATTTGAATGTTCATTATTTATTACAGAAAAACCAATCGCCTCTTTAAAAGCAATATTTTTCTCTTTTCTAATGGTTCTAATTCCTGAAATAACTTCAGAAGCAAAATCAAATTCAGAGATAATAGTTTCATTTACAACCTTTATTTCTGGCCATTTTGCTACTATTAAAGCTTCTTCAGGTGTACGTTCTGCAATATACTGCCAGATATCCTCTGTTAAGAAAGGCATAAATGGATGTAATATTATTAAATTATCTTCAAAAGCAGACATGACCTTATTATAGGTTACCGCATCTATAGGTTGTTGGTATGCTGGTTTTACTATCTCTAATAACCAACCACAAAAATCATCATAAATCAATTTGTAAATAGACATTAAAGCATCGCTTAATCTGTATTTACTAAAGTGGTCTTCAATTTCTACTAAAGCCTTACTAAATTTGGCTTCATACCATTCTAAAGCTATTTTACTAGAGTCCGGCTGCGCAATTGTATCATTAACCTCCCATAAATTAGTCAAGTTAAAGGCGTTCCATATTTTGTTTCCAAAGCCTTTTCCTTGTTGACACAATGCTTCGTCAAACATTAAATCGTTTCCTGCAGCACTACTAAACAACATTCCAACACGCACACCATCTGCACTATATTGTTCTATTAGCTTTAGAGCATCAGGCGAGTTCCCTAAGGATTTACTCATTTTACGACGTTGTTTATCACGCACTAAACCTGTTAGGTAAACATTGTTAAATGGTTTTTCTCCTTTATATTCGTAACCAGCAACAATCATACGCGCGACCCAAAAGAATAAAATATCTGGACCTGTTACTAAATCGTTTGTTGGATAGTAATATTTAATTTCTTCATTTTCTGGATTTCTAATGCCATCAAACACTGACATTGGCCATAACCAAGAACTAAACCATGTATCCAAAGCATCTGTATCCTGTTTTAAGTCTTCCGCTTTTAACTCTGACTTACCCGTTACTGCTTTAGCTTTTTCTAGTGCTAATTCAATAGTTTCTGCAACTACAAAATCTTCTTTTCCATCGCCATAAAAATAAGCTGGGATTTGTTGCCCCCAAAGTAATTGACGTGAGATATTCCAATCACGAATATTCTCCATCCAATGACGGTATGTATTTTCAAATTTCTTTGGAAATAATTTAATTTCAGAATCCTCACCTAAAACAGCTTCGATAGCTGGTTTTGCCAATTCTTCCATTTTTAAGAACCATTGATCACTTAATCTTGGCTCAATAACTGCTTTGGTACGTTCTGACGTACCTACTTTATTTAAGTGTGTTTCAGTCTTCACTAAAACTCCCATTTCTTCTAATGTTTTAGCCACATTTTTTCTAGCCACAAAACGATCTTGACCTTCAAATTGTAATCCAAAACTATTTAAACTAGCATCTTCATGAAAGATATCAATAACTTCTAAATTATGTTTATCACCAAGATTCTTATCGTTTTCGTCATGTGCTGGTGTTACTTTTAAACACCCTGTTCCAAATTCGATATCAACGTATTCGTCTTCGATTATAGGAATCACGCGATTTGAAATTGGCACAATGGCTTTCTTTCCACGTAAGTGTGCAAAACGTTCGTCTTCTGGATTAATACAGATAGCCGAATCCCCAAAAATAGTTTCAGGACGTGTTGTTGCAATTGTTAATGTGTCAACACTACCTTCAATTTTATAATTGATATAGTACAAGTTTCCTTGACGCTCCTCATGGATTACTTCCTCATCAGACAAGGTTGTTTTTGCTTCAGGATCCCAGTTTACCATGCGATACCCTCTATATATTAAGCCTTTGTCATGTAAATCTACAAAAACTTTAATTACAGACTCAGACATGTCATCGTCCATTGTAAATTTAGTTCTGTCCCAATCGCAAGAACATCCTAATTTTTTAAGTTGTTCTAGGATTACTCCTCCATATTCTTCTGTCCACTCCCAAGCGTGTGCTAAAAACTCCTCTCTTGTCAGGTCATTTTTATCAATACCTTGTTCTTTTAATTTGGCAACAACCTTAGCTTCCGTAGCAATAGATGCATGATCTGTACCAGGAACCCAACAGGCATTTTTACCTTGTAAACGTGCACGACGAATCAAAACATCTTGTATTGTATTGTTTAGCATGTGCCCCATATGCAAGACTCCTGTTACGTTTGGCGGAGGTATTACAATGGTATAAGGTTCTCTATCGTCCGGCTCTGAATGAAAATAATTGTTTTTCATCCAGTAGTCGTACCACTTATTTTCTGCTTCAATAGCATTATATTTTGATGGAATTTGCATACTTTGGAATAGTTTTTGAAATATATATTACAAAAGTACTTATATTTCTGTTTTCGTGAAATTATAACGATGAATAATGTATAGTTAAATACGTTATAAGCATTTACAACTATGTATTACATCTAATAATTTTGCATGAGGAATAAAAAGTAATTAAATTTACAAACCAAATTAAAACATAATACAATGAAAAAATTATTTACAATATTATTTATCGGACTAGTTAGCTTATCGATGAATGCTCAAGAAAAAACGGCTAAAATAGAATTTAAAGACACGACTATTGACTACGGAACCATTAATAAAGGTGCCGATGGTATTAGAACGTTTGAATTTACTAACACTGGAGATGCACCATTAATTGTATCTAAAGTTAGCTCTAGTTGTGGTTGTACTGTCCCTAAAAAGCCAGAAGCACCAATCATGCCTGGACAAACTGGAGAAATTGAAGTTAAATACGATACTAACAGAGTGATGCCTATTAGAAAAACAATTACTGTTTTATCTAACGCAACAACACCAACTGTTTCTCTTAAAATAAAAGGAGAAGTTATTGATCCTTCTAAAACTAGTGTCCTTGAGAAAAAAGAAAAAAGTGTAATGGAAAATTAAACCATTCCCCTTTAATAACTTAAAAGCCAAAACTAAATGTTTTGGCTTTTTTTTTAAAAAAAAAATTACTTAATTGGTGACTTTAGTTCAAAACTAAAAATTCTTTCCTTCCCAAACCGAAAAACTTTCAACTCTAATCTAGTCCCTGGTTTTTTATAAAAATAACCCACTAACTGGTTTAAACTCATGTTATGCGTACTTTTACCATTGACATATGTTATGACATCCCCCACATTTAAACCTGCCAGGTCAGCAGGAGATCCCTCTCGTAAAACTGAAATTGAAAAGGATGGCTTACTATGATATTTATAATTAGACTTAACAATAGTTTGAAAATTTATTGATTTATTATTTTTATTCACGATAAATGCTCCTCCTCCTTCTTCTGTACTTAATTCCATGACTAATCTAACACCGTCATTCTCTACTTGAAGACCACTTCGATTATAGCTAAATGGAAGTTTATATAAATTATTTGTTCTAAGTAGAATTCTTGAATTTGGATAATCAAACACACAATTAAATCGCTTTAATATTTCGCCTCCCAATGATCCATCTCTATCTTTATTCTTCTTTAAATTTTTGACGATAATAGAATCTGGATAGGCCACTTTAGGGTTATTAAAAGAAAATTTACCAATACTAAAATCTTTAACTTTTGTGCGCTTACCATAAACATCACCACTAAGACCTGCTCCTAAAAAATCTTTAAAATAATTATCATTAATAAATAACCCTTTGCTTTTATTTTCAAACATCCACAAAGCATCGCTACTACCAGAATCAATCAATAATTTAACAGGCACCGCAAGGCTGTCCATACCGACTTTAGCCTCAACATATGGCTTATTTCCAATAATGTCTAAATTAATTATATCGCACTTCTTACATTTCCTGTATTTATAATGCAAAGGATTAAAAAGTCGGATATATTTATTTACGTAATCGATTTCTATAACAAAATCTTTAAATAAATCATACCCAATAATCCCATCAATTGGTACTCCTAATTTTGGAGCAAAATTTAAATTAGAATCAAAAATAGTATAAAAAGCTTGATCCATATTAACCGCATTACCTATTTCAAAAATATTATGGCTAGACCTTACTGCATTAACAAAACCACCCTCCCCTAAACCTTTTAGTTTAATTTTTTTTGAATTTAAAATTCTCAAAGAATCTAAGGCTTTATAAAAATTAAAAACTATTGGCTTATTTACCCCCGTATCCAAAAGAAATTTTAAATCAATCCCATTGACTTTAACAGGAATAATGATTATGTTATTAACTAACTCGAATCTAACTTTTTCTGATTTCACTCCCGTCTTCAAACGATATTGACTTTGTGAAAAAGTAGCAATAGAAAACAGTAATAGCAGTAGTAAAATAAATTTATTATAATTCATCCAATAGTATAAAAGTTATGCTTCTGTGAAATTTACAAATCTTTTGTATGAAAACCTTTTTTTAAATATTTTTTTTTGAAGAAAATTCCCAAATATTTTCGCAAATTTGCAATCTAAATAATTTATAATGCCAAAGATTTCTAATAAAGGGCAGTTAATGCCACAGTCACCAATAAGAAAATTAGTGCCATTTGCTGAAAAAGCAGCAAAAGCTGGTAAAAATATTTATTATTTAAATATTGGTCAGCCAGATATTAAAACACCTAAAATAGCAATGCAAGCTGTTAAAGATGCGGATATAGATGTATTATCATATTCAAGATCTGAAGGCTCAGAACAATACCGAAAAAAAATAGCCAACTATTACGAAAAAAATGACATCCATGTTAAACATGACGACATTATTGTAACTACAGGTGGTAGTGAAGCGTTATTATTTGCTTTTGGTAGTATTATGGATGTGGATGATGAAGTTATTATTCCAGAACCATTTTATGCTAATTATAATGGATTTTCAACTGCTTCCGGCGTAAAGGTTGTCCCAGTAATTTCTAAAATTGAAGATAATTTTGCTTTACCTCCAATTGAAGAATTTGAAAAACTAATCACACCTAAGACAAAAGCAATCTTAATTTGTAACCCTGGGAACCCGACCGGTTATTTATATTCTAAAGAAGAAATACAAAAACTAGCTGCCATTGTTAAAAAGCATGATTTGTTTTTAATTGCTGACGAGGTGTATCGTGAGTTTGCTTATGACGGAGCAACACATTATTCTATTTTACAAGTGGATGGTTTAGAAGACAACGCTATTGTAATAGATTCTGTTTCTAAACGTTACAGCATGTGTGGCGCACGTATTGGTTGTTTAGTTTCTAAAAATAAAGCCGTTATCGCCACTGCATTAAAATTTGCACAAGCACGATTAAGTCCTCCTACATTGGCACAAATTGCTAGTGAAGCTGCTTTAGACACCCCTCAAAGTTATTTTGATGATGTTATTGAAGAATATGTAGAAAGAAGAAATGTCTTAATTGAAGAATTAAATAAAATTGAAGGTGTACAAGTAGCCAACCCTAAAGGTGCTTTTTATTGCATTGTACAGTTACCTGTAAAAAACAGTGATACTTTTGCACAATGGCTTTTAGAAGACTTTGATGTTAACGGAGAGACTGTTATGGTGGCACCTGCTGCTGGTTTTTACAGCACACCTGGTGTTGGTTTAAATCAAATTAGAATTGCTTATGTACTAAACACGGATAGTTTAAAAAAAGCTGTACATATTTTAAAAGAAGCGCTTAAAGTATACAAAGATTAGTGACTATTCTAAACAACATATCATTAAAGCCTTTCAATACATTTGGTATTGATGTTAATGCTAAACATTTTGTATCGGTTGAGCGTATCGAAGATTTAAAATCTATTTATTCGACTGAAAAAGATACCGATAAGTTTATCCTTGGTGGAGGTAGCAATATGCTATTGACTAAAGCAGTAGACAAACTTGTTATTCACTTAAATTTAAAAGGAAAAACAATTGTATCCAAAACAGATGACTACGTTTTAATAGAATCTCAGGCTGGCGAAAATTGGCATGAATTTGTCTTATGGACTTTAAAACAAGACTTTGGAGGTTTAGAAAATTTATCTCTAATACCAGGAAATGTGGGCACTAGCCCTATACAGAACATTGGTGCTTATGGTGTAGAGCTTAAAGACCACTTTTATTCTTGTAAAGCTTTAAATTTAGAAACTTTAGAGTTAGAAACCTTTAATAATGAAGATTGTAATTTTGGTTATCGTAACTCTATATTTAAACAAGAAGCA is drawn from Psychroserpens sp. NJDZ02 and contains these coding sequences:
- a CDS encoding pyridoxal phosphate-dependent aminotransferase, with the protein product MPKISNKGQLMPQSPIRKLVPFAEKAAKAGKNIYYLNIGQPDIKTPKIAMQAVKDADIDVLSYSRSEGSEQYRKKIANYYEKNDIHVKHDDIIVTTGGSEALLFAFGSIMDVDDEVIIPEPFYANYNGFSTASGVKVVPVISKIEDNFALPPIEEFEKLITPKTKAILICNPGNPTGYLYSKEEIQKLAAIVKKHDLFLIADEVYREFAYDGATHYSILQVDGLEDNAIVIDSVSKRYSMCGARIGCLVSKNKAVIATALKFAQARLSPPTLAQIASEAALDTPQSYFDDVIEEYVERRNVLIEELNKIEGVQVANPKGAFYCIVQLPVKNSDTFAQWLLEDFDVNGETVMVAPAAGFYSTPGVGLNQIRIAYVLNTDSLKKAVHILKEALKVYKD
- a CDS encoding aspartyl protease family protein — its product is MNYNKFILLLLLLFSIATFSQSQYRLKTGVKSEKVRFELVNNIIIIPVKVNGIDLKFLLDTGVNKPIVFNFYKALDSLRILNSKKIKLKGLGEGGFVNAVRSSHNIFEIGNAVNMDQAFYTIFDSNLNFAPKLGVPIDGIIGYDLFKDFVIEIDYVNKYIRLFNPLHYKYRKCKKCDIINLDIIGNKPYVEAKVGMDSLAVPVKLLIDSGSSDALWMFENKSKGLFINDNYFKDFLGAGLSGDVYGKRTKVKDFSIGKFSFNNPKVAYPDSIIVKNLKKNKDRDGSLGGEILKRFNCVFDYPNSRILLRTNNLYKLPFSYNRSGLQVENDGVRLVMELSTEEGGGAFIVNKNNKSINFQTIVKSNYKYHSKPSFSISVLREGSPADLAGLNVGDVITYVNGKSTHNMSLNQLVGYFYKKPGTRLELKVFRFGKERIFSFELKSPIK
- the murB gene encoding UDP-N-acetylmuramate dehydrogenase: MTILNNISLKPFNTFGIDVNAKHFVSVERIEDLKSIYSTEKDTDKFILGGGSNMLLTKAVDKLVIHLNLKGKTIVSKTDDYVLIESQAGENWHEFVLWTLKQDFGGLENLSLIPGNVGTSPIQNIGAYGVELKDHFYSCKALNLETLELETFNNEDCNFGYRNSIFKQEAKGKYIITSVVFKLSTKNHTLHTNYGAITSQLEHLNIKQPTVQDVSNAVIAIRKSKLPDPKKIGNSGSFFKNPVISSEAFSVLQKNFPDPPHYMISETEIKVPAGWLIETAGFKGKTFGNYGVHKNQALVLVNYSDAKGEDILNLSKLIQDTIYRIFNISIEAEVNIF
- a CDS encoding DUF1573 domain-containing protein; protein product: MKKLFTILFIGLVSLSMNAQEKTAKIEFKDTTIDYGTINKGADGIRTFEFTNTGDAPLIVSKVSSSCGCTVPKKPEAPIMPGQTGEIEVKYDTNRVMPIRKTITVLSNATTPTVSLKIKGEVIDPSKTSVLEKKEKSVMEN
- a CDS encoding valine--tRNA ligase, whose product is MQIPSKYNAIEAENKWYDYWMKNNYFHSEPDDREPYTIVIPPPNVTGVLHMGHMLNNTIQDVLIRRARLQGKNACWVPGTDHASIATEAKVVAKLKEQGIDKNDLTREEFLAHAWEWTEEYGGVILEQLKKLGCSCDWDRTKFTMDDDMSESVIKVFVDLHDKGLIYRGYRMVNWDPEAKTTLSDEEVIHEERQGNLYYINYKIEGSVDTLTIATTRPETIFGDSAICINPEDERFAHLRGKKAIVPISNRVIPIIEDEYVDIEFGTGCLKVTPAHDENDKNLGDKHNLEVIDIFHEDASLNSFGLQFEGQDRFVARKNVAKTLEEMGVLVKTETHLNKVGTSERTKAVIEPRLSDQWFLKMEELAKPAIEAVLGEDSEIKLFPKKFENTYRHWMENIRDWNISRQLLWGQQIPAYFYGDGKEDFVVAETIELALEKAKAVTGKSELKAEDLKQDTDALDTWFSSWLWPMSVFDGIRNPENEEIKYYYPTNDLVTGPDILFFWVARMIVAGYEYKGEKPFNNVYLTGLVRDKQRRKMSKSLGNSPDALKLIEQYSADGVRVGMLFSSAAGNDLMFDEALCQQGKGFGNKIWNAFNLTNLWEVNDTIAQPDSSKIALEWYEAKFSKALVEIEDHFSKYRLSDALMSIYKLIYDDFCGWLLEIVKPAYQQPIDAVTYNKVMSAFEDNLIILHPFMPFLTEDIWQYIAERTPEEALIVAKWPEIKVVNETIISEFDFASEVISGIRTIRKEKNIAFKEAIGFSVINNEHSNTEFDAVISKLGNLEAITYVAEPVEGALTFRVKSNEYFIPMDGAIDIEAEIVKLTEELSYTEGFLKSVQKKLSNERFVAGAPEQVIANERKKEADALAKIETLKASLSSLK